A window of the Hordeum vulgare subsp. vulgare chromosome 5H, MorexV3_pseudomolecules_assembly, whole genome shotgun sequence genome harbors these coding sequences:
- the LOC123398447 gene encoding uncharacterized protein LOC123398447: MPEENRWAETSEGAQSYNSGQEINDPSWGDEHTQRGVQKEILTETHDTQCTLPGMINDFFGQDVIGPSYINSESQPFTYNLESSSQYGFQTPPPMHESQTQEHEGQYGRGLREHRPPDRLSPSGRWARPAGRRRIE, encoded by the exons ATGCCCGAGGAGAATCGTTGGGCTGAGACAAGCGAGGGAGCACAAAGCTACAACAGCGGTCAG GAAATTAATGATCCATCATGGGGAGATGAACATACCCAGCGTGGCGTACAGAAAGAAATACTCACAGAAACCCATGATACTCAATGCACGCTCCCAGGAATGATAAATGATTTTTTCGGGCAGGACGTTATTGGTCCATCTTATATCAATTCTGAGTCACAGCCATTCACCTACAATTTAgaatcatcatctcaatatggattTCAGACTCCACCACCTATGCATGAGTCGCAGACACAGGAACACGAGGGACAGTACGGTCGTGGTCTTCGTGAACACAGACCCCCTGATCGATTGTCACCCTCCGGTCGTTGGGCAAGGCCAGCTGGTCGTCGTCGCATAGAGTGA